From the genome of Gemmatimonadaceae bacterium, one region includes:
- the acs gene encoding acetate--CoA ligase, with protein sequence MSDIDTLLQEHRKFPPPASFRATAVVSDPAIYDKAAQDIPAYWAQEARALEWIEPFDSVLEWKPPHAKWFQGGKLNASVNCVDRHVRGARRNKAALVWEGEPGDRRTLTYWDLYVEVNKFANVLRSLGVKRGDRVAIYLPMIPEAVISMLACARIGAPHSVVFGGFSPESLRDRINDAQCKVLITADGGYRRGAVVPLKRNCDKALEETPSIQNVIVVQRRPGAGGDEAFADMKEGRDHWWHRLMRPASQWCEPEAMDAEDVLYILYTSGTTGKPKGIVHTTGGYLVGCTTTTREVFDLKEEDVFWCTADVGWVTGHSYLTYGPLSNGATCVMYEGAPDWPEKDRFWEICEKYGVTILYTAPTAIRAFMKWGAQHPAKHDLSQLRLLGSVGEPINPEAWMWYHRVIGGERCPIVDTWWQTETGAIVISPLPGITATQPGSATQPLPGYAAALLDAAGKQLPLGGGLLALTYPWPSMLRTIWGDDERYVNTYFSKWPGRPDLYFPGDGVKLDAEGYYVILGRVDDVLNVAGHRIGTMEVESALVEHPAVAEAAVVGKAHEMKGQALAAFVTLREGFKPSPALHDELREFVGEKIGAIAKPDDVLFSADLPKTRSGKIMRRLLRDIAEGRALGDTTTLADPAVVAKLKEQYEATES encoded by the coding sequence ATGTCAGACATCGACACCCTGCTTCAAGAACACCGAAAATTCCCCCCACCGGCCTCGTTCAGAGCAACGGCCGTTGTGTCCGACCCGGCGATCTACGACAAGGCGGCGCAGGACATCCCGGCGTACTGGGCACAGGAAGCGCGGGCGCTGGAGTGGATCGAGCCGTTCGACAGCGTGCTCGAGTGGAAGCCTCCGCACGCCAAATGGTTCCAGGGCGGCAAGCTGAATGCATCGGTGAACTGCGTGGACCGCCACGTGCGTGGCGCGCGCCGCAACAAGGCCGCCCTGGTCTGGGAGGGCGAGCCCGGCGACCGGCGCACCCTCACGTACTGGGATCTCTACGTGGAGGTCAACAAGTTCGCCAACGTCTTGCGGTCACTCGGCGTCAAACGCGGCGACCGCGTGGCGATCTACCTGCCGATGATTCCCGAGGCGGTGATCTCGATGCTCGCCTGTGCGCGGATCGGCGCGCCGCACTCGGTGGTGTTCGGGGGCTTCTCGCCCGAGTCGCTACGCGACCGGATCAACGACGCCCAGTGCAAGGTGCTGATCACCGCCGACGGCGGCTATCGTCGCGGCGCGGTCGTGCCGCTCAAGCGCAACTGCGACAAGGCGCTCGAGGAGACGCCGTCGATCCAGAACGTGATCGTGGTGCAACGGCGCCCGGGCGCCGGCGGCGATGAGGCGTTCGCCGACATGAAGGAGGGGCGCGACCACTGGTGGCACCGGCTCATGCGCCCGGCCAGCCAGTGGTGCGAGCCCGAAGCGATGGACGCCGAGGACGTGTTGTACATCCTCTACACGTCGGGCACCACGGGGAAGCCCAAGGGCATCGTGCACACGACGGGCGGCTACCTGGTGGGGTGCACGACGACGACCCGGGAAGTATTCGATCTGAAGGAGGAGGACGTCTTCTGGTGCACCGCCGACGTGGGCTGGGTCACGGGACACTCGTATCTTACCTACGGCCCGCTCTCCAATGGCGCGACGTGCGTGATGTACGAAGGGGCGCCGGATTGGCCCGAGAAGGACCGCTTCTGGGAGATCTGCGAGAAGTACGGCGTCACCATCCTGTACACGGCTCCCACCGCGATCCGCGCGTTCATGAAATGGGGCGCGCAGCACCCGGCCAAGCACGATCTGTCGCAGCTGCGCTTGCTGGGGTCGGTGGGCGAGCCGATCAATCCCGAAGCGTGGATGTGGTATCACAGGGTGATCGGCGGCGAGCGCTGTCCGATCGTGGACACGTGGTGGCAGACCGAGACCGGCGCCATCGTGATCTCGCCGCTGCCCGGCATCACTGCCACGCAGCCCGGGAGCGCCACCCAGCCGCTCCCCGGGTACGCCGCCGCCTTGCTCGACGCCGCCGGCAAGCAGCTGCCGCTGGGCGGCGGGCTGCTGGCGCTCACCTACCCTTGGCCGTCGATGCTCCGCACCATCTGGGGCGACGACGAACGATATGTGAATACATATTTCTCCAAGTGGCCGGGGCGCCCCGATCTGTACTTTCCGGGCGACGGCGTGAAGCTCGACGCCGAGGGGTACTACGTGATCCTCGGCCGCGTGGACGATGTGCTCAACGTGGCAGGCCACCGCATCGGGACCATGGAGGTGGAGTCGGCGCTCGTCGAGCATCCCGCGGTGGCGGAGGCCGCCGTCGTCGGCAAGGCGCACGAGATGAAGGGGCAGGCGCTGGCCGCGTTCGTGACGCTACGCGAGGGATTCAAGCCATCACCGGCGCTGCACGACGAGCTGCGCGAGTTCGTGGGCGAGAAGATCGGGGCCATCGCCAAGCCCGACGACGTGCTGTTCTCGGCGGATCTGCCCAAGACGCGATCGGGGAAGATCATGCGCCGGCTGTTGCGCGACATCGCCGAAGGACGGGCGCTCGGCGATACGACGACTTTGGCGGATCCGGCCGTGGTGGCCAAGCTCAAGGAACAGTACGAGGCGACGGAGAGTTGA
- a CDS encoding uroporphyrinogen-III synthase encodes MTNPASRRTNASGSQVLSGTRVVVTRAANQAAALSRPLAALGAEVVEMPATRVELLDPTPAMAAIAHLADYHWLVFTSQNAVRCFWQLLGQAGRGLDALARLRVAAVGPSTAAALEALGVPVAVTPTRFVAEGLLEALRDRDDVRGTRVLYLVARGAREVLPVGLRELGATVDVVPLYRSVPDVEGAAALRERLLGGQIDVVTFTAGSSASAFVHAVGADAAARAAIATIGPATSAVVRELGLEVRAEADPSTLDGLVQAVVAVVR; translated from the coding sequence ATGACGAACCCCGCAAGCCGGCGCACCAACGCATCCGGATCGCAGGTGCTCTCGGGCACTCGCGTGGTCGTCACGCGCGCCGCCAATCAGGCCGCCGCGCTGAGCCGTCCGCTCGCCGCACTGGGGGCCGAGGTGGTCGAGATGCCGGCCACACGCGTGGAGTTGCTTGACCCCACTCCCGCGATGGCCGCGATCGCCCACCTCGCCGATTACCACTGGCTGGTGTTCACCAGCCAGAATGCCGTCCGCTGCTTCTGGCAGCTACTGGGGCAGGCCGGCCGAGGGCTCGACGCCCTCGCCCGCCTCCGCGTGGCCGCCGTGGGACCGTCCACCGCGGCGGCGCTGGAAGCGCTTGGCGTGCCGGTGGCGGTGACCCCGACCCGGTTCGTGGCCGAGGGGTTGCTCGAAGCCCTGCGTGACCGCGACGACGTGCGCGGGACGCGCGTGCTCTACCTCGTGGCGCGCGGAGCGCGGGAGGTGCTGCCCGTGGGGTTGCGCGAGTTGGGCGCAACGGTGGATGTGGTGCCGCTTTACCGCTCGGTACCGGACGTCGAGGGAGCGGCGGCGCTCCGCGAGCGGTTGCTCGGCGGGCAGATCGACGTCGTGACCTTCACCGCGGGCTCGTCGGCCAGCGCCTTCGTGCACGCCGTCGGCGCCGACGCCGCGGCCCGTGCCGCCATCGCGACGATCGGCCCCGCCACGTCGGCCGTTGTCCGCGAATTGGGACTGGAGGTGCGCGCAGAAGCGGACCCGTCCACGCTCGACGGACTCGTCCAGGCCGTGGTGGCCGTCGTGCGTTAG
- a CDS encoding DUF1707 domain-containing protein, producing the protein MTSPGQPGSVQALERERERVVTLLSRQFASDNLSIEELETRLELVYRADSVAEIRALASDLPDLDATRGPPALRPAPAPSQRVRTRMLSLLSSRVRRGVWIPPQELDLVAVMSDTHLDLHEAQLSAGVTEICVKATFAAVRITVPPHVHVVTETTPILASVSHRSRSEGGVPPAGAPVLRITGWALMSDVSVRTRERDA; encoded by the coding sequence ATGACGAGCCCTGGTCAGCCCGGCTCGGTGCAGGCACTGGAGCGCGAGCGGGAGCGCGTGGTGACGCTGCTGTCGCGGCAGTTCGCCAGCGACAATCTGTCGATCGAGGAACTCGAAACACGCCTCGAGTTGGTGTACCGCGCGGACTCGGTGGCCGAGATTCGCGCGTTGGCCTCGGACCTGCCGGATCTCGATGCAACCCGCGGCCCACCGGCGCTGCGGCCCGCGCCGGCGCCGTCGCAGCGGGTCCGCACGCGCATGCTCTCGCTGCTCAGCAGCCGGGTGCGCCGCGGCGTGTGGATTCCGCCCCAGGAGCTGGACCTCGTGGCGGTGATGTCGGACACCCATCTCGACCTGCACGAGGCGCAACTGTCGGCCGGCGTCACGGAGATCTGCGTCAAGGCGACCTTCGCGGCGGTGCGGATCACCGTGCCACCCCACGTGCATGTGGTCACCGAGACGACGCCGATCCTGGCGTCGGTGAGCCATCGGAGCCGCTCCGAGGGCGGGGTGCCGCCAGCCGGCGCACCGGTGCTGCGTATCACCGGATGGGCGCTGATGTCAGACGTGTCGGTGCGCACGCGCGAGCGGGATGCGTGA
- a CDS encoding methyltransferase domain-containing protein produces MPFPAPARRRGFEYLDDPAVPAAVRERSLRDVVRSNTLFGGARALLRELARVLPAGGADATLLDVGTGLGDLPRRARRLAERRGVRLTTFGCDASESLIGAARPSLIHCACGDALALSFATHSVDIVTCSQLLHHFEHHDGVRLIRELHRVARRAVIVSDLRRSWVAAGGFWLASFPLGFHPITRHDGVASVLRGFTAAELAALVCDATGRAPAVRRHPGYRLTARWSVPGSAP; encoded by the coding sequence ATGCCGTTCCCCGCTCCGGCGCGACGCCGGGGATTTGAATATCTCGACGACCCCGCCGTCCCGGCGGCGGTGCGCGAACGCTCGCTGCGCGACGTGGTGCGCTCCAACACGCTGTTCGGGGGTGCGCGCGCACTGCTGCGTGAGCTGGCGCGGGTGCTCCCGGCCGGCGGCGCGGACGCCACCCTGCTCGACGTTGGTACCGGGCTGGGCGACCTGCCGCGGCGGGCCCGACGCCTGGCCGAACGGCGCGGCGTGCGGCTCACCACGTTCGGCTGCGACGCTTCCGAGTCGCTCATCGGCGCCGCACGGCCCTCGCTGATCCACTGCGCGTGCGGCGATGCGCTTGCCCTTTCGTTCGCCACGCACAGTGTTGACATCGTGACCTGTTCGCAACTGCTCCACCACTTCGAGCACCACGACGGCGTGCGGCTGATCCGCGAATTGCATCGCGTGGCCCGCCGCGCGGTGATCGTGAGTGACCTGAGGCGCAGTTGGGTGGCCGCAGGTGGATTCTGGCTGGCGAGTTTTCCGCTGGGGTTCCACCCCATCACGCGGCACGATGGCGTTGCGTCGGTGCTGCGCGGATTCACCGCGGCCGAGTTGGCCGCGCTGGTGTGCGACGCAACGGGACGGGCGCCCGCCGTCCGGCGGCACCCCGGATACCGGCTCACCGCGCGCTGGAGCGTGCCAGGATCCGCCCCATGA
- a CDS encoding flavin reductase family protein: MTIDQDMFRAVLGRFASGVTILTTRDAGGRDHGMTVSAFCSVSLDPPLVLACVDRAAKMHGLLMTLEHVGISILASAQEALSRRFAELESDRFDGLGYARGETGVVLFEDALAHLECRVRERHPAGDHTVIVCEVDRAGVRPDRPLLYYRGGYAQLER, translated from the coding sequence ATGACCATCGATCAGGATATGTTCCGCGCCGTCCTCGGCCGGTTCGCGTCGGGCGTCACCATTCTCACGACGCGCGATGCCGGCGGCCGCGACCACGGCATGACCGTGAGCGCCTTCTGTTCGGTGAGCCTCGATCCGCCGCTCGTGCTCGCCTGCGTGGATCGCGCGGCCAAGATGCACGGCCTGCTGATGACCCTGGAGCACGTTGGCATTAGCATTCTTGCCTCAGCGCAGGAGGCGCTATCCCGGCGGTTTGCCGAGCTGGAGTCCGACCGGTTCGACGGACTGGGGTACGCGCGCGGCGAGACCGGGGTGGTGCTGTTCGAGGACGCGCTGGCGCACCTGGAATGCCGAGTCCGCGAGCGCCATCCGGCCGGCGACCACACCGTGATCGTGTGCGAGGTGGATCGCGCCGGCGTCCGGCCCGACCGCCCCCTGCTCTACTATCGCGGCGGCTATGCGCAGTTGGAGCGCTGA
- a CDS encoding inorganic diphosphatase: protein MMNLWRDLPPGANPPEAVTAVIEIPQGSRNKYELDKSTGLIKLDRVLYSAVHYPAEYGFIPRTLHDDGDPMDVLVLLKEETFPGCIIDVRPIGVLHMVDRGEPDDKILAVPLHDPYSQDSFDIADIPQHMLREVAQFFVSYKELEGKKVEIVGWGKSEEAMRLIVRSIAQYDDAYLTVGP, encoded by the coding sequence ATGATGAACCTGTGGCGCGACCTGCCGCCCGGGGCCAATCCGCCGGAAGCCGTGACGGCGGTGATCGAGATTCCGCAGGGCAGCCGCAACAAGTACGAACTGGACAAGTCCACGGGGCTCATCAAGCTCGACCGTGTGCTCTATTCGGCGGTGCACTATCCGGCAGAGTACGGGTTCATCCCCCGCACGCTGCACGACGACGGCGATCCAATGGACGTGCTCGTGCTGCTGAAGGAAGAGACCTTTCCGGGCTGCATCATCGACGTGCGGCCAATCGGCGTGCTGCACATGGTCGACAGGGGCGAACCGGACGACAAGATCCTCGCCGTACCGCTGCACGATCCGTACTCACAGGATTCCTTCGACATCGCCGACATTCCGCAGCATATGCTGAGGGAAGTGGCGCAGTTCTTCGTGAGCTACAAGGAACTGGAAGGCAAGAAGGTCGAGATCGTGGGGTGGGGAAAGAGCGAAGAGGCGATGCGGCTGATCGTACGGTCAATCGCGCAGTACGACGATGCGTACCTGACCGTCGGGCCGTGA
- the hemB gene encoding porphobilinogen synthase, with the protein MPGFPDYRPRRLRRTAALRRLVRETHLSASQFVLPMFARPGKQTRVPIASMPGVFQLSVDELVRDAATAAKAGVGGVLLFGIPEHKDATGTSAWDEHGPVQEAVRALKRELPDLVVITDVCMCEYTDHGHCGVITNGEVDNDATLDLLAREAVSHARAGADIVAPSDMMDGRVAAIRGALDDAGFAHTPILSYAAKFAGPFYGPFRDAAESAPQFGDRRGYQMDAANADEALREVELDIAEGADLVMVKPAGPFLDIIRRVKDATGYPLAAYQVSGEFSMIKAAAERGWIDGEGAMMDSLLGIRRAGADILITYFAVEAAQVLARRGLAP; encoded by the coding sequence ATGCCAGGATTTCCCGACTATCGTCCGCGGCGGCTGCGCCGCACCGCCGCGCTCCGCCGTCTCGTGCGCGAGACGCACCTCTCGGCGTCGCAGTTCGTGCTGCCGATGTTCGCCCGTCCGGGTAAGCAGACCCGCGTGCCGATCGCATCCATGCCCGGCGTGTTCCAGTTGTCGGTGGACGAACTGGTGCGCGACGCTGCCACCGCAGCCAAGGCCGGCGTGGGCGGCGTGCTCCTGTTCGGCATTCCCGAGCACAAGGACGCCACCGGCACCAGCGCCTGGGACGAGCACGGGCCGGTGCAGGAAGCCGTGCGCGCCCTCAAACGCGAACTGCCCGATCTCGTCGTGATCACCGACGTGTGCATGTGCGAATACACCGACCACGGCCACTGCGGGGTGATCACCAACGGCGAGGTGGACAACGACGCCACCCTCGATCTGCTGGCGCGCGAGGCCGTGTCGCACGCCCGGGCCGGCGCCGACATCGTAGCGCCGAGCGACATGATGGATGGTCGCGTGGCCGCCATCCGCGGCGCGCTCGACGACGCGGGCTTCGCGCACACGCCGATTCTCAGCTACGCCGCCAAGTTCGCCGGTCCGTTCTACGGGCCGTTTCGCGACGCCGCCGAATCTGCGCCGCAGTTCGGCGACCGCCGCGGCTATCAGATGGACGCCGCCAACGCCGACGAGGCGTTGCGGGAGGTCGAACTCGACATCGCCGAGGGCGCCGATCTCGTGATGGTGAAGCCGGCTGGCCCGTTCCTCGACATCATCCGGCGGGTGAAGGACGCCACCGGCTATCCACTCGCCGCGTACCAGGTGAGCGGCGAGTTCAGCATGATCAAGGCGGCGGCCGAGCGCGGGTGGATCGACGGGGAGGGCGCGATGATGGACTCACTGCTCGGCATCCGTCGTGCGGGCGCCGACATCCTGATCACGTACTTCGCCGTCGAGGCGGCGCAGGTGCTGGCGCGCCGAGGCCTCGCGCCATGA
- a CDS encoding SRPBCC family protein: MIDRVRDPFDLGPMPPAARMMTVDQRHVTAPLGVIFALARDVARWPELLAHYRRVSFVERAADGGGVVIMEAVRPFGVFDWPTRWTSEMQVSPGTSAPPWIRFRHIRGVTRGMEVLWAFRVRDGGTTVTIVHLWNGPAWPVIGEFAACRVIGPVFVHGIASRTLAGLARVAERSA, from the coding sequence ATGATCGATCGCGTGCGCGATCCGTTCGATCTCGGGCCCATGCCGCCCGCCGCGCGGATGATGACGGTGGATCAACGGCACGTGACGGCCCCGCTGGGCGTGATCTTCGCGTTGGCACGCGACGTCGCGCGCTGGCCCGAACTGCTCGCGCACTATCGCCGGGTGTCCTTCGTGGAGCGCGCCGCCGACGGTGGCGGTGTGGTGATCATGGAAGCCGTGCGACCGTTCGGGGTGTTCGATTGGCCCACCCGCTGGACGTCGGAAATGCAGGTGTCGCCCGGTACGAGCGCGCCGCCATGGATCCGTTTCCGCCACATCCGGGGGGTCACGCGGGGGATGGAAGTACTGTGGGCTTTTCGCGTGAGGGACGGCGGCACCACGGTGACGATCGTGCATTTGTGGAACGGCCCGGCCTGGCCGGTGATTGGTGAGTTCGCGGCCTGCCGGGTGATCGGGCCTGTGTTCGTGCACGGCATCGCGTCGCGCACGTTGGCCGGCCTGGCCCGCGTGGCCGAGCGATCGGCCTGA
- the fabF gene encoding beta-ketoacyl-ACP synthase II: protein MTEARRVVITGIGPITPIGITHEGLWAGLLRQQSAVRTITRFDPGMFHSQNAAEIDDFHADDFIEHRRARRLDRFGHFSVAAARLAAGDARLDLPAENRERIGAMMGSALGGVAFAEQQVRVAMQEGIRAVDPSLALTVFGGASSCNIAIDLGVQGPNSTNAMSCASGTIAIGQAFRAIRDDEADVMFAGASEAPLAPLCFGAFAIIRAMSTRNDDPARASRPFDRGRDGFVMGEGACVLVLEERSRAIARGAPVYAEVLGFGFSNDAHHMTAPRPDGSQAARSMRLALAQGHVAPHEVAYVNAHGSSTPLNDPVETSAIKQVFGDHAARLQVSSTKAYYGHALGASGAIEIAIAALAVQRGWLPPTLNLESPDEGCDLDYIPNEGRTARADCALSNSFGFGGINAAIVLRRAD from the coding sequence ATGACCGAAGCCAGGCGGGTCGTCATCACGGGTATCGGACCCATCACGCCCATCGGCATCACGCACGAGGGGCTCTGGGCCGGGCTGCTGCGCCAGCAGAGCGCCGTGCGCACGATCACGCGGTTCGACCCCGGGATGTTCCACAGCCAGAACGCGGCCGAGATCGACGACTTCCACGCCGACGACTTCATCGAGCACCGCCGGGCGCGGCGGCTCGATCGGTTCGGCCACTTCTCCGTGGCCGCGGCGCGGCTGGCCGCTGGCGACGCGCGGCTCGACCTCCCTGCAGAGAACCGGGAGCGGATCGGCGCCATGATGGGCTCGGCGCTGGGAGGCGTGGCCTTCGCCGAGCAGCAGGTGCGCGTGGCCATGCAGGAGGGGATCAGGGCCGTGGATCCGTCGCTCGCCCTCACGGTGTTCGGCGGCGCATCGAGCTGCAATATCGCGATCGATCTCGGGGTCCAGGGCCCCAACAGCACCAACGCCATGAGCTGTGCATCGGGCACGATCGCCATCGGCCAGGCGTTCCGCGCCATTCGCGACGACGAAGCGGACGTGATGTTTGCCGGCGCCTCCGAGGCCCCGCTGGCGCCGTTGTGCTTTGGCGCGTTCGCCATTATCCGCGCGATGTCCACCCGGAACGACGATCCGGCACGCGCGTCGCGTCCGTTCGACCGGGGGCGCGATGGGTTCGTGATGGGTGAGGGCGCGTGCGTCCTGGTGCTCGAGGAGCGATCGCGCGCCATCGCCCGCGGCGCGCCCGTGTACGCCGAGGTGCTGGGATTCGGCTTTTCCAACGACGCCCACCACATGACGGCGCCGCGCCCCGATGGATCACAGGCCGCACGGTCCATGCGCCTGGCGCTCGCCCAAGGGCACGTGGCGCCGCATGAGGTGGCCTACGTGAATGCGCACGGCAGTTCCACGCCCCTCAATGATCCCGTCGAGACATCGGCCATCAAACAGGTGTTCGGCGACCACGCCGCCCGCCTGCAGGTGAGCAGCACCAAGGCGTACTATGGCCACGCCCTCGGCGCCTCGGGGGCGATCGAGATCGCGATTGCCGCGCTCGCCGTACAGCGCGGATGGCTGCCACCCACCCTCAATCTCGAGTCGCCCGACGAAGGATGCGACCTCGACTACATCCCCAACGAGGGGCGCACGGCGCGCGCCGACTGTGCGCTGAGCAATTCGTTCGGATTCGGCGGGATCAACGCTGCGATCGTCCTGCGACGGGCCGATTGA
- the hemC gene encoding hydroxymethylbilane synthase: MTSDNPIRIATRSSDLALYQANLVKAMLEARGHAAELVTFKTVGDKKLDEPLSAIGAKGLFTKELEHALGRGKVDCCVHSLKDLPTESPDGLAVGAVLAREDPRDVLVISDVIEAESLDELPRGSRVGTSSLRRRAQLAARRKDLDIVELRGNVPTRVKKVDTGVVHAAILAAAGLHRLGVSQRITATLDAPDWLPAPGQGAIAIQIRGDDARMRETTAALNDARTMTDVRAERAFLGALEGGCQVPIGALVMPRDGGYVLHGLIADLEGVRIVRGEIALDERDPELSGVRLANQLRGQGATEILAGLRRAQHIPSPQPE, encoded by the coding sequence ATGACCTCTGATAATCCGATCCGCATCGCCACCCGCTCGTCGGATCTGGCCCTGTACCAGGCGAATCTGGTCAAGGCGATGCTCGAGGCCCGCGGCCACGCCGCCGAGTTGGTGACCTTCAAGACGGTCGGGGACAAGAAGCTCGACGAGCCGCTCAGCGCCATCGGCGCCAAGGGGCTGTTCACCAAGGAACTGGAGCACGCGCTGGGCCGTGGCAAAGTGGACTGCTGCGTGCACTCCCTCAAAGACCTCCCTACTGAATCGCCCGACGGACTGGCCGTCGGCGCCGTGCTGGCGCGCGAGGATCCGCGGGACGTGCTCGTGATCAGCGACGTGATCGAGGCCGAATCGCTCGACGAACTGCCGCGCGGGTCGCGTGTCGGAACGTCCAGCCTGCGGCGCCGCGCGCAACTGGCGGCGCGGCGCAAGGACCTGGATATCGTCGAGCTTCGCGGCAACGTGCCGACCCGCGTCAAGAAGGTTGACACCGGCGTGGTCCACGCCGCCATTCTCGCCGCTGCCGGATTGCACCGCCTGGGCGTATCGCAGCGCATCACGGCCACACTCGATGCGCCGGACTGGCTGCCGGCCCCGGGCCAGGGCGCCATCGCCATCCAGATTCGCGGGGACGACGCGCGCATGCGCGAGACCACCGCGGCGCTCAACGACGCCCGCACGATGACCGACGTGCGAGCCGAGCGCGCGTTCCTGGGTGCGCTCGAAGGCGGATGCCAGGTGCCGATCGGCGCGCTGGTCATGCCGCGCGATGGCGGCTATGTCCTGCACGGACTGATTGCCGATCTCGAAGGCGTGCGGATCGTGCGCGGCGAGATCGCGCTCGACGAACGCGATCCGGAGTTGAGCGGTGTGCGGCTGGCCAACCAACTGCGCGGTCAGGGCGCCACGGAGATCCTCGCAGGGCTGCGGCGCGCACAGCATATCCCATCGCCACAACCGGAGTAG
- a CDS encoding aquaporin, which yields MQDLKRPIVAEFIGTFALVFIGGATIMNGYVANAAVPLIDVAIAYGLTMALLVSATMRVSGHLNPAVTIGFAVTRRLSLPATAVYIVSQCAGAVVAALALKALFPATVAQAARLGGEWVAGNVSTLHAIGFEAIATFFLVFVVFGTVVDPKAPKVGGFAVGLTVCADVLAIGPLTGASMNPARAFGPALVSGVFEGHLIYWIGPILGGVAAGLIYDWVFLRDDPAAAA from the coding sequence ATGCAGGATCTCAAGCGGCCCATCGTGGCCGAGTTCATCGGGACGTTCGCGCTCGTGTTCATCGGCGGTGCGACCATCATGAACGGCTACGTGGCGAATGCCGCCGTGCCGCTCATCGACGTGGCGATCGCCTACGGACTCACCATGGCCCTGCTCGTGTCGGCGACGATGCGCGTATCGGGGCACCTCAATCCGGCGGTCACGATCGGCTTCGCCGTCACCCGGCGGCTGAGCCTTCCCGCCACGGCCGTCTACATCGTGTCGCAGTGCGCGGGTGCGGTCGTGGCCGCCCTCGCCCTCAAGGCGCTGTTCCCCGCCACCGTGGCCCAGGCTGCCCGGCTGGGCGGTGAGTGGGTGGCGGGGAACGTGAGTACGCTGCACGCCATTGGATTCGAAGCGATCGCGACCTTCTTCCTCGTGTTCGTCGTGTTCGGCACCGTCGTCGATCCCAAGGCCCCGAAGGTGGGAGGCTTCGCCGTCGGCCTCACGGTGTGCGCCGACGTGCTCGCCATCGGCCCGCTCACGGGGGCGTCGATGAATCCGGCACGGGCATTCGGGCCGGCGCTGGTGAGCGGCGTGTTCGAAGGACATCTCATCTACTGGATCGGTCCCATCCTGGGCGGCGTGGCGGCCGGGCTGATCTACGACTGGGTGTTCCTGCGCGACGACCCTGCGGCGGCGGCCTGA